In the genome of Hymenobacter taeanensis, one region contains:
- a CDS encoding RICIN domain-containing protein translates to MNTSTFWSTQVPRALKCLALLTGLGLGHSADAQSFLRTDGQRIVNASNQEVILNGMNLGNWAVQEGYMMKVGWPGLDGKQTQGKVKKSLYNAGMSDAAVETFYQNYRNNFITKPDIDYIASKGFNCIRLPLHYELFLTPAQRAVRSSVMRGTVTYDSYVSQLTSWYNNNQLFTDPNNMAALGMIDNVLAWAQANQMYVVLDMHAVPGSQGTDANIADQIVANDLWNRQINQDVLNRLWSFISNRYKNDSRVAMYDLINEPNNYPNNQKIHDVLQRLITTIRGQADNHLILVEGNGWGNDYNYMEPFTFPNRSNLVYNSHRYSGTGYEMDNGVNSTGGGANDLRFIGNLRNFRTTHNVPIWVGETGENSDTWMRDAAKNLNSVGIGWCHWTYKRFEDRSNPAFMHINPPYVVDGPAGLNQVLTNIQFANCVPNTTVAAVSPNQNGIVNYPGGGNYNGTGGTTSSGPAIGRIYEISSKNGGKALEVSASSQANGGRVQQWGWVSAANQKWKLVDAGSGYVRIVNLNSNKSLDVAGPSTADGALTHQWDWLSQDSQYWQIISNGDGTYRIINKYSGKALDVQNNSTADGAAVQQWTYGGGNNQRWYFSDQGAAARVALASTASATTEARLQVYPTLANSELNLSYNAPAGQRLQLRLIDLTGRVISSQAERPVTAGQNLITLPVTAVRAGTYLLQVNTPEGLLVRRVVVAH, encoded by the coding sequence CTCGGCAACTGGGCCGTGCAGGAAGGCTACATGATGAAAGTGGGCTGGCCCGGCCTCGATGGCAAGCAAACCCAGGGTAAGGTGAAGAAGTCTCTCTACAACGCGGGCATGAGTGACGCAGCCGTGGAGACCTTCTACCAGAACTACCGCAACAACTTCATCACCAAGCCCGACATCGACTACATCGCCTCGAAGGGCTTTAACTGCATTCGGCTGCCGCTGCACTATGAGCTGTTTCTGACGCCGGCCCAGCGGGCCGTGCGCAGCAGTGTAATGCGCGGTACCGTTACCTACGACTCCTACGTGAGCCAGCTGACGAGCTGGTATAACAACAATCAGCTCTTCACCGACCCCAACAACATGGCGGCGCTGGGTATGATTGACAATGTGCTGGCCTGGGCCCAGGCCAACCAGATGTATGTGGTGCTGGATATGCACGCCGTACCCGGCTCCCAGGGCACCGACGCCAACATTGCCGACCAGATTGTGGCCAACGACCTCTGGAACCGCCAGATAAACCAGGACGTGCTCAACCGGCTGTGGTCCTTCATCTCGAACCGGTACAAGAACGATTCGCGGGTGGCCATGTACGACCTGATTAACGAGCCCAACAACTACCCCAACAACCAGAAGATTCACGACGTGCTGCAGCGCCTGATTACCACCATCCGGGGGCAGGCCGACAACCACCTGATTTTGGTGGAGGGCAACGGCTGGGGCAACGACTATAACTACATGGAGCCGTTTACCTTCCCCAACCGCTCTAACCTGGTGTACAACTCGCACCGCTACAGCGGCACGGGCTACGAGATGGACAACGGCGTAAACTCTACCGGGGGCGGGGCCAACGACCTGCGCTTCATTGGCAACCTGCGCAACTTCCGCACCACCCACAACGTGCCTATTTGGGTGGGTGAAACCGGCGAAAACTCTGACACCTGGATGCGCGATGCCGCCAAGAATCTTAACTCGGTGGGCATTGGCTGGTGCCACTGGACCTACAAGCGTTTCGAGGACCGCAGCAACCCGGCCTTTATGCACATCAACCCACCTTACGTGGTAGATGGCCCCGCCGGCCTGAACCAGGTGCTGACCAACATTCAGTTTGCTAACTGTGTGCCCAACACTACGGTAGCGGCTGTCTCTCCAAACCAGAACGGCATCGTTAACTACCCCGGCGGCGGCAACTACAACGGCACTGGCGGAACTACCAGCAGCGGCCCGGCCATTGGCCGTATCTACGAAATCAGCTCCAAGAACGGCGGCAAGGCCCTGGAGGTATCGGCCAGCTCCCAGGCTAATGGCGGCCGGGTGCAGCAATGGGGCTGGGTGAGTGCCGCTAACCAGAAGTGGAAGCTGGTAGACGCCGGCAGCGGCTACGTGCGCATTGTGAACCTGAACAGCAACAAGAGCCTAGATGTGGCCGGCCCGAGCACTGCCGACGGCGCTCTGACCCACCAGTGGGACTGGCTGAGCCAGGACAGCCAGTACTGGCAGATCATCAGCAATGGTGATGGTACCTACCGCATCATCAACAAGTACAGCGGCAAGGCTCTGGATGTGCAAAACAACTCCACCGCCGACGGTGCCGCCGTGCAGCAGTGGACTTACGGCGGAGGCAACAACCAGCGCTGGTACTTCTCAGACCAAGGGGCGGCAGCCCGCGTGGCCCTGGCCTCAACCGCCAGCGCTACCACTGAAGCTCGCCTGCAGGTGTACCCTACGCTGGCCAACTCTGAGCTGAACCTGAGCTACAATGCACCGGCTGGCCAGCGCCTGCAGCTGCGCCTGATTGACTTAACCGGCCGGGTAATCAGCAGCCAGGCAGAGCGCCCCGTAACAGCGGGCCAGAACCTGATTACGTTGCCAGTGACGGCAGTACGGGCTGGCACTTACCTGTTGCAGGTTAACACCCCCGAGGGCCTGCTGGTCCGCCGGGTAGTAGTTGCTCATTAA